TGATCAAAGCGTCCCACGCGCTTAGCTATAGTGCCAGCATCACGAGCACTGTGCGTGGACCTCCGATATCGTGAAGACCAATAACTAGAGCAGCGACTCAGAACAACAATGGAGTAGCCTTCCAATGACAAGAAAAATTCAGCAGCGGCAGCAGTGGGCGAAGTTGCCACTGGCGGCAGCCATTGCAGCGAGCATTTCCACTCCGGCTGCAGCTTTCCAGTTCTATCTGGGGGACGTGGAAGCGTCTTTCGACACCACACTGACTGCCGGCGTTGGCTGGCGCGTTGAGGAGCAGGATAAGGAACTGATCGCCCAGGGTAACCTCGGGCCGTCCTATGCGCCGGGTGGCGTGAACGAGAACATCGGTGCTTCCTCGAATAACTTTGATGACGGTAACCTCAATTTCGAGAAAGGCGACACCTACAGCAAGATCGTCAAGGGCACCAGTGAACTCTACCTGAACTACTACGTCGACAGTCAGTACCTGACCCGCGTCGGCGGCTTCGTTCGTGGCCGGTACTGGTACGATTTCGAGCTGAAGGACGAATCCCGTGCGATTGATCCGGTAGGCCAGCAGCGTGAACTCAACTCAGATGCCAAAGACAACGCCTCCGGCGGCGAATTCCTCGATGCTTATGTATTTACCGACTGGTATTTCGGTGAGACACCGGTCAGTGTCCGCTACGGTAAGCAGGTTCTGAGCTGGGGCGAGAGCACGTTCATCCAGGGCGGTATCAACGTGATCAATCCGGTAGACGTCAACGCCATTCGCGCGCCTGGTGCGGAGCTCAAGGACGCGCTGCTGCCGGTCGAGATGCTTTATACGTCTATCGGTCTGACGGAGAACATTACCTTCGAAGGCTTCGTACAGACCGAGTGGGAAAAGGTCCGTCCGGACGACTGTGGCACCTTCTTTTCCACGAACGACTTTGCAGCAGACGGTTGCGGCCCGGTATTGCTGGCCGGTCAGCTCCCGGACTCCCAGGCCTATGCCCAGGGATTTGTTTCCCCTCGCCTGGGGGACGAGGAGCCGGATGATCGCGACCAGTTTGGTGCGGCAATCCGCTGGTACGTACCTGAGCTGAATGACTCTGAACTCGGCTTCTACTACATTCGCTACCATAGCCGTCTGCCCTATGTGAGCGGTGTGGTTAACGATCCCTCCGCAGGCAAGCGTTTCCCTGATTACTTTATTGAGTATCCGGAAGCCATCAATCTATACGGCATCAGTATCAACACCACCATCCCGGGTGGCTGGTCGCTGGGTGCGGAATACAGCTTCCGCGACAACATGCCGATCCAGTGGAACGCGTTTGAACTGATCTACGGCGGTTTGCAGCTGGAAAACCCGGCTACGGGGCAACCCGCGAGCCTGTTGGAGATCCAGCGTACCGAAGAAGCCAACGGCGCTGATCTTTCCGGCCAGGAGAGCAGCGGGTATGACCGGTTCAAGGTCTCGCAGGCGCAGCTTACACTGATCAAATTCTTCGATCAGATCATGGGTGCGAGTCGTCTTACATTCGTGGGTGAAGTAGGTGCGACGTATGTCCACGATCTGCCGGACACTGACGAAGCCCGTTACGGCCGCTCTGGTACCTACGGCATCGGCGAGCTCGACGGTGGTGGCTGCATCGCGCTGAACATCAACGATAACTACTGTAACAACGAAGGTTTCACCACCGATTTCTCGTGGGGCTACCGTGCCCGTTTCGTATGGGATTACCCGAACGTTTTTGCCGGCGTGAACCTGAGCCCGCAGTTGGCGTTCTCTCATGATGTCCTGGGTTACGCGCCGTCTCCTGGCGGTAACTTCAATGAGGGCAGCAAGGCGGTGGGCGTCTCCCTGACGGGGGTTTACCAGAACCGCTACAGTGCATCGGTTGGCTATACGAACTATTTCGGCGGCGACTATAACGAACTTGCAGACCGGGATAATGTCAGCGCCAGTGTATCGGTTTCCTTCTGATCGGGCCTGAATTCGTATAACGAGGTATAGATTCAATGAAATTAAACAAGAAACTGATTGTGTCCGGTATCTTCGCCGCGTCCGTATTGAGCGGCAGTGCTCTCGCTGAAGTATCGGCGGATAAGGCCGAGCAACTGGGCAACTCGCTGACACCGGTCGGCGCCGAAAAATCGGGCAATGGCGGCGCCGTCCCGGCCTGGGACGGGGGCTTGCAGGATATTCCGGCTGGCTACAAGGGTGATGGGATCTACGTGAACCCGTTCCCTGACGAGAAAGAAGAATTCCGCATCGATCAGAGCAACGTCGACGAGTACGCGGACAAGCTTTCGCCGGGCCAGGTGAAGATGATCAAGAAGTACGACAGTTACTTCATCCCGGTCTACCCGACCCACCGGACTGCGGCCTATCCTCAGGACATTTACGAGGCGACCGAAAACAATGCGACTCAGACGAGCCTGATCCCTAGCGGCAACGGGATGGAAAACTACACCAAAGGTTTCCCGTTCCCGATTCCACAGAACGGTCTGGAAGCGATCTGGAACCATATCACGCGTTATCGCGGTGGCTCTGTTTCCCGTAACGTGGGGCAGGTTACTCCGACTGCCGACGGCGCCTATAGCGTGGTCAAGTTTCAGGATGAGCTGACCTGGCGTACGGCCCTGGCAGACTTCGATCCGAACGAAGACGAGAACGTGCTGTTCTACTTCAAGCAGGCGATTACCGGTCCGGCTCGTCTGGCGGGTAATGTGCTGTTGGTCCACGAGACTATCAACCAGGTCCAGGAGCCTCGGCGTGCGTGGGTCTACAATGCCGGTCAGCGTCGTGTCCGTCGTGCGCCGCAGGTCGCCTATGACGGTCCGGGTACCGCTGCTGACGGCATGCGTACCTCCGACAACTTCGACATGTTCAACGGCGCTCCTGACCGCTACAACTGGGAATTGCTCGGCAAGAAGGAAATGTACATCCCGTACAACTCCTACCAGTTGGTCGACCGTGGTCTGAACTACGACCAGATCATCAAGCCGGGCCATATCAACCAGGAGCTGACGCGCTACGAGCTGCACCGCGTATGGCACGTGCGTGCAACGTTGAAGGACGGTGAACGTCATATCTACGCCCGTCGTGACTTCTATATCGACGAGGATACCTGGCAGGCGACGGTCATCGATCACTACGACGGACGCGGCGAGCTCTGGCGTGTGGCCGAGGCCCATAGCATGTACTTCTACGATCAGAAGGTCCCCTGGTACGCCATTGAGACCCTGTATGACACGCTGTCCGGCCGCTACCTCGCGCTGGGTCTGACCAACGAGGAGACGAACCCGTACGAGTTTGGTGTCGAGCGCCACTCCCGCGAGTACACGCCGGCAGCCCTGCGCCGCGCGGGCACCCGTTAATCGCAGGAACGTCTGACGTTCATGAGCCCCGGCAATGGCCGGGGCTTTTTTTTGGTTCATCGCTGATCAGCGTGACGGGGAACTCGGAGCCTTCCGCACGAGCCGTAAGACCATGGGCGCCTTCAGCGCCTCAGAAGCTGAAGCATCTGCTACATGCTCGAGTTATTTGGCAAATTTGCCCGACGCTTCGGCTTCGGATCAGACCGTCGGGCTGCCCATCCTTGGAATGCTTTCCGTTATGCGGATTCCCGCTAAGGTGCGATGAACCTTTTTTGCCTCATTGCTATGGTTTCCTTACCTTTAGTAAAGTGTGAAATCCTGTGAATTCAGGAAGTTGAGCCCCTTACGTTATTTTGCGATTGTTGAGAGCTTTGTATTACTCTAGGCGCTGAGGTTATTAGAAGAGCCGGAAACCAAGGCGCACAAGACGTCGGCTATAAGGGCTTTTGGGTAAATCCGCCAATGAAGCTCCAAGCAACCGGACGGAAGAACGAATAAGAACAAGGAGAATAAGAATGAGACATCACACAGGTGCGATTGGCCTGCAGCGCACCGCTTTGATTGGGGCAAATCTTGAAAAGTATCCACGACGTACATGCGGCGAACGACGACTATGCCGGTCAGGCCCGGGGTGCACAACCGGGTGATCTTGTTTGGGATCTGTTAACCCATCGAATCCGAATTCCACCTGCCGCCGGCGATATGCTTGAACGGCCGGCGCTTCTCCACCATATCGATTCCGCGATCAGGCCAGGTCACGTGCTGTTGCTGGAGGCCCCCGTCGGATACGGCAAAACCCAGGCGGTCCGGACAGTTGCCAGCGAGAGACAGGGTGTTGCGTGGCTGAGCCTTGAGCCCCGCGACAACGAGCCTTCACGGCTACTAACCCTGCTGGCGATTGCTCTCAAACAGGACCAGCAAATGGGACGCTCGCCGATCCAGCGGGACGTCTACCCTGATCTGATCTCTCTCATGCTCCAGGGCTACGAGAATGAACGGGCAGCCGGCGCGGATGGACTGCCTGGATGCCTCATACTGGACAACGTACATTGGCTGTCCCAGTCCGTCACACGGGAGATGGTGGCCCAGCTCATTACCGAATTACCCGACTCGCTTGCACTGGTTATCATAGCCAGTGAGCAGGTGAGCTTTTCTACGCACGCTCCGGCACTCAACGGCCGCCTCCAACGCCTCGGGGTCGATGAACTCACCCTGACCCTGGCGGAGACGTCCACGTTGTTCGCCGACGAAATGGCCCGGGGGCGAATCTCCACAACGTCGATCGAACATTTACACCATCTTTCGGAAGGTTGGTTGACGCCATTACAGCTCTATCGCTTGGAGCTGAATACGGTCGATGCAATGGCCCGCTCGATCTCGGAAAGCCCCGGCGTGGCTCGCTTCTTCCGCGACGGCCTGTTGGCCCGGTTCACCGCTGAAGCCCAGGCTACCCTGTTCCAGATGGCTGAACCGGACCTCATCAGTGACGCGCTGTTTCATGCCATCCACGAGACCAGGGATAATGGGGATTTTTCGCCGTCCAGCGCCTACCAGAAAGGTTTGCCTTTGTGGCCGGTTGCCGGCAAGGGCCGTTGGTACCGCTTCAATCCCTTGTTCCGCGATTGGTTGTTGGCGAAGGGGCTTAACGGCCGATTCGAGCGAGCTGTGCGGGCTAGCCACTGGTTCGAGTCCCGTGGGGACCGGTCCGAGGCGCTTACCTATGCCCTACGGGCACAGGATGCCGATCGGGCGCTTGAAATCGCAGCATCGGGCTCCGAAGCGCTGTTAGCCGGCCAGGATACCGGCGCACTCCTAAGCTGGCGTCAGCACCTCCCTGGTCATCTGGTTGAGAAAAGTCCACGTTTGCGACTGGTTTATGGCTGGGTGCATGCGATTGGTGGTCAGTTCGCTCAAGCGGAAAAATTGATATCGGGCCTCCCGGAGGACGAAGTCGAATCCCTCGGTGGCCGCCTGTCGGCACTTAAGGCATTCATCCTGCGTGGGCGGGGCGCGATTACGCCGGCGCTCGATGAGGCCGACTGGGCATTGAAGGATGCGGAGTTATCCGATCACGCGAGGTTGATGGCCCTGCTTGTGCGTTCCAGTGCGCTCTGCGCGACCCAGTGCTACGCCGAGGCACGCAGTGCTAACCGGAATGCAGCCAGGCTAGCGCGGGAATCCGGCGATGCCGGCTGCGAAATACTGGCGGTTTACGATCACGCGCGAATCGAACTGGGTAAAGGCTACCTCAAGCGCGCAGAGACGCTGATTCGCCGAGGGCTGGACGTGGCTCTGAACGTGCCGTACCAGCCGCCGCGGGTAGGGGAGAGCCGCCTCCAGTTGAGCCTGGCCTTGGTGCTCTGGCATCAGGGTCGGTTCGATGAGGCGGAGACCTGCCTGGTGCGCTCGGCTCGTCAGGCGGAGCAATGTCGGGATCTCGGCCTGTTGCTGAACATGGCGTTGCGCGTACTGATTGCCAAGTCCCGGGGCGAGCTGGAGCAGGCATTCAGCTGGATCGGGCAGGCGGAGCGGACCATGCAGTTGTGGCAGGTCGACGACGTCGTATATCGTCCGATTCTCGAGGCGCTGAAAGTGTCATGCTGGCTGCACGGCGATCAGCTCGATCACGTGAGCGATGCCCTGCAGAAGCTGCCCATGGACGATCAGGACGATCGAGTCCCTGAACTGTTTCCGATGTTACCCGGATTGCTCGAGGCCATGCGCATTCGCCTGCATATTGCCAATGGCGACCAGGAGGCGGCGCAGGACAAGCTGGATGCTTATCTGGAACCTGGCGGGGACAGTGGCCTGGTCCCTCTGGGGCACCTGATCTACTCGAAAATCCTGCAGTCGCTGATCCACGACAAAGCAGGTAAGCCGGACCGGGCGTTAGTCGTGCTACGCGAAGCGGTCCAGGAGGCTGCCCGGGAGGAGTACATCAGTCCCTTCGTTGAAATGGAGCGCTCGTTGCGTGCCCTGTTGCCGAAAGTGCTGGCTAGCGCGGGCGACTCCGACTTCTACGACAAGCTGCGGGCTTATTTCCGGGTAGAGAAGAGCGACAGGCCGGCCGGTGGCGAAGCTTTGGCGGAGCCGATCAGTGACCGGGAGCGGGGTGTGCTGGAATT
The window above is part of the Marinobacter nanhaiticus D15-8W genome. Proteins encoded here:
- a CDS encoding DUF1302 domain-containing protein translates to MTRKIQQRQQWAKLPLAAAIAASISTPAAAFQFYLGDVEASFDTTLTAGVGWRVEEQDKELIAQGNLGPSYAPGGVNENIGASSNNFDDGNLNFEKGDTYSKIVKGTSELYLNYYVDSQYLTRVGGFVRGRYWYDFELKDESRAIDPVGQQRELNSDAKDNASGGEFLDAYVFTDWYFGETPVSVRYGKQVLSWGESTFIQGGINVINPVDVNAIRAPGAELKDALLPVEMLYTSIGLTENITFEGFVQTEWEKVRPDDCGTFFSTNDFAADGCGPVLLAGQLPDSQAYAQGFVSPRLGDEEPDDRDQFGAAIRWYVPELNDSELGFYYIRYHSRLPYVSGVVNDPSAGKRFPDYFIEYPEAINLYGISINTTIPGGWSLGAEYSFRDNMPIQWNAFELIYGGLQLENPATGQPASLLEIQRTEEANGADLSGQESSGYDRFKVSQAQLTLIKFFDQIMGASRLTFVGEVGATYVHDLPDTDEARYGRSGTYGIGELDGGGCIALNINDNYCNNEGFTTDFSWGYRARFVWDYPNVFAGVNLSPQLAFSHDVLGYAPSPGGNFNEGSKAVGVSLTGVYQNRYSASVGYTNYFGGDYNELADRDNVSASVSVSF
- a CDS encoding DUF1329 domain-containing protein, which translates into the protein MKLNKKLIVSGIFAASVLSGSALAEVSADKAEQLGNSLTPVGAEKSGNGGAVPAWDGGLQDIPAGYKGDGIYVNPFPDEKEEFRIDQSNVDEYADKLSPGQVKMIKKYDSYFIPVYPTHRTAAYPQDIYEATENNATQTSLIPSGNGMENYTKGFPFPIPQNGLEAIWNHITRYRGGSVSRNVGQVTPTADGAYSVVKFQDELTWRTALADFDPNEDENVLFYFKQAITGPARLAGNVLLVHETINQVQEPRRAWVYNAGQRRVRRAPQVAYDGPGTAADGMRTSDNFDMFNGAPDRYNWELLGKKEMYIPYNSYQLVDRGLNYDQIIKPGHINQELTRYELHRVWHVRATLKDGERHIYARRDFYIDEDTWQATVIDHYDGRGELWRVAEAHSMYFYDQKVPWYAIETLYDTLSGRYLALGLTNEETNPYEFGVERHSREYTPAALRRAGTR
- a CDS encoding LuxR C-terminal-related transcriptional regulator, with translation MKSIHDVHAANDDYAGQARGAQPGDLVWDLLTHRIRIPPAAGDMLERPALLHHIDSAIRPGHVLLLEAPVGYGKTQAVRTVASERQGVAWLSLEPRDNEPSRLLTLLAIALKQDQQMGRSPIQRDVYPDLISLMLQGYENERAAGADGLPGCLILDNVHWLSQSVTREMVAQLITELPDSLALVIIASEQVSFSTHAPALNGRLQRLGVDELTLTLAETSTLFADEMARGRISTTSIEHLHHLSEGWLTPLQLYRLELNTVDAMARSISESPGVARFFRDGLLARFTAEAQATLFQMAEPDLISDALFHAIHETRDNGDFSPSSAYQKGLPLWPVAGKGRWYRFNPLFRDWLLAKGLNGRFERAVRASHWFESRGDRSEALTYALRAQDADRALEIAASGSEALLAGQDTGALLSWRQHLPGHLVEKSPRLRLVYGWVHAIGGQFAQAEKLISGLPEDEVESLGGRLSALKAFILRGRGAITPALDEADWALKDAELSDHARLMALLVRSSALCATQCYAEARSANRNAARLARESGDAGCEILAVYDHARIELGKGYLKRAETLIRRGLDVALNVPYQPPRVGESRLQLSLALVLWHQGRFDEAETCLVRSARQAEQCRDLGLLLNMALRVLIAKSRGELEQAFSWIGQAERTMQLWQVDDVVYRPILEALKVSCWLHGDQLDHVSDALQKLPMDDQDDRVPELFPMLPGLLEAMRIRLHIANGDQEAAQDKLDAYLEPGGDSGLVPLGHLIYSKILQSLIHDKAGKPDRALVVLREAVQEAAREEYISPFVEMERSLRALLPKVLASAGDSDFYDKLRAYFRVEKSDRPAGGEALAEPISDRERGVLELIAIGLSNQDIADRLHISLHTVKTHARRINAKLGVRSRTQAIVRARELGVL